In the Desulfovulcanus ferrireducens genome, one interval contains:
- a CDS encoding TM1266 family iron-only hydrogenase system putative regulator — translation MNKRMGVIAIIVKDRKSSSSKVNEILTEYGEMIIGRMGVPYREKKVNVISLIVEANTDQIGALTGKLGMIPQVEVKSILITK, via the coding sequence ATGAACAAAAGAATGGGCGTAATAGCCATCATCGTCAAGGACAGGAAATCTTCCAGTTCTAAAGTCAACGAGATTTTAACTGAATACGGCGAAATGATTATTGGGCGTATGGGAGTGCCTTATCGCGAGAAAAAGGTAAATGTAATTTCCTTAATCGTTGAAGCCAATACAGATCAAATAGGTGCCCTCACCGGCAAACTAGGCATGATTCCTCAGGTAGAAGTCAAATCCATTTTAATAACAAAGTAA
- the hydG gene encoding [FeFe] hydrogenase H-cluster radical SAM maturase HydG, with amino-acid sequence MLSAKEKEWREERLARIKKWEEDCPWEDFIDDDNISKIIEEKKNPDKKEILEIVSKAKENALTGAMLSPEEVGALTNVQDPELWEAIFEAANWIKCKVYGNRIVLFSPLYISSPCVNNCAYCGFRHSNKEVHTKTLTMEELEEEIKVLTGMGQKRLIVVYGEHPASDYKFMCKTIEKIYSIKNGKGEIRRVNVNAPPLFVDEYEAVKAVGIGTYQVFQETYHHPTYHKMHPANTLKGQYKWRQFALHRALQAGIDDVAIGALFGLYDWRFELLGLLYHAMSLEKEFGVGSHTISYPRLEHAVNTPITSNSPYLVDDEDFKKIVAIIRLMCPYTGSILTAREAPALRRDLIQKGGISQMDAGTRIAVGGYAEMKKEHIPDKQQFLIQDTRSLDDFIYDLCKDGYLPSFCTACYREGRTGDNFMPLAKHATVKNFCIGNGILTFKEYLLDYASPRVKEIGEKVIIPNYLKWLDEHVPQAAKQVKELLQKEEAGERDQHL; translated from the coding sequence ATGCTGAGCGCAAAAGAAAAGGAATGGCGAGAAGAACGGTTGGCCAGAATCAAGAAATGGGAAGAAGATTGTCCCTGGGAGGATTTCATCGATGATGATAACATATCGAAAATCATTGAAGAGAAAAAAAATCCGGATAAAAAAGAAATCCTGGAAATAGTTTCCAAGGCAAAAGAAAATGCCCTAACCGGGGCCATGCTTTCTCCCGAAGAAGTAGGTGCTCTCACCAACGTGCAAGATCCAGAGCTATGGGAGGCTATTTTCGAAGCTGCCAACTGGATCAAGTGCAAAGTCTATGGCAACAGGATTGTGCTTTTTTCGCCCCTTTATATTTCCAGCCCTTGTGTAAATAATTGCGCCTATTGCGGATTCAGGCACAGCAACAAGGAAGTTCACACAAAAACATTAACCATGGAAGAGTTGGAAGAGGAAATAAAAGTCCTCACCGGCATGGGCCAGAAACGGCTTATTGTCGTTTACGGAGAACACCCTGCAAGTGACTACAAATTCATGTGTAAAACCATAGAAAAAATATACAGTATAAAAAATGGAAAAGGAGAGATTAGACGGGTCAATGTCAATGCTCCACCTTTGTTTGTCGATGAATACGAGGCAGTAAAGGCTGTGGGCATTGGCACGTATCAAGTCTTTCAGGAAACGTATCATCATCCGACTTATCATAAAATGCATCCTGCCAACACTCTCAAGGGCCAGTATAAGTGGCGACAATTCGCCCTGCACCGGGCCCTGCAGGCAGGCATTGATGATGTGGCTATCGGGGCTTTGTTCGGGCTCTATGACTGGCGTTTTGAGTTATTGGGGCTACTTTATCATGCCATGTCTCTGGAAAAAGAATTCGGCGTAGGCTCTCATACCATTTCTTACCCACGCCTGGAACACGCAGTAAACACTCCTATCACCTCAAACTCTCCCTATCTTGTGGATGATGAAGACTTTAAAAAAATAGTCGCTATTATCCGCCTGATGTGCCCATATACAGGGTCAATTTTAACCGCGAGAGAAGCTCCTGCCCTGCGAAGGGACCTTATACAAAAAGGCGGAATTTCCCAGATGGATGCCGGTACCAGAATTGCCGTTGGTGGATATGCTGAGATGAAAAAAGAGCATATTCCTGACAAGCAGCAATTTCTTATTCAGGACACTCGTAGCCTGGACGACTTCATCTATGATTTGTGCAAAGATGGATATTTACCTTCTTTTTGTACTGCCTGTTACCGTGAAGGCCGCACAGGTGACAATTTTATGCCATTGGCCAAGCATGCAACTGTTAAAAACTTTTGTATTGGCAATGGCATCCTTACTTTTAAAGAATACCTCCTGGATTATGCCTCGCCCAGAGTAAAAGAAATCGGGGAAAAAGTGATTATCCCCAACTACTTAAAATGGCTGGATGAACACGTGCCCCAGGCAGCGAAGCAGGTCAAAGAGCTACTGCAAAAAGAAGAGGCCGGGGAAAGAGATCAGCATTTGTAG